From Candidatus Dadabacteria bacterium:
TCGACCGCCGCCGTTATGCTCCCGGCGGCCTTTATATGGTTGTCCTTTATGAGCACTCCGTCGTAAAGCCCGGCGCGGTGATTATGTCCCCCGCCAACTGCCACGGCGTATTTGCTGATCCACCTGAGTCCCGGAAGGGTTTTTCTCGTGTCTTTTATCTTCACTCCGGAACCGGCTACGGCCTCGACGAAAAAAGAAGTGAGAGTCGAGATGCCGCTCATTTTCTGAAGTACGTTAAGAGCGGTCCGCTCCGCCGAAAGAATCGCCCTGCTTCTACCCGTAACGCGGGCAAGAGTGTCTCCCGGCGAAACCCTGTCCCCGTCATGGACAATCTCTTCCCACACACAGTCCGGATCAAGTTTCCGGAAAACGGCGCCGGAAAGTCCCAGTCCCGAAACCACGCCGGTCCCCTTCGCACGCACTTCTCCGGTTAAAACGGCGTCTTCGGGAACTATGCTCCCGGTCGTAACGTCTCCGCTTCCTATATCCTCCCGAAGGGCAAGCTCCAAGACGGCGTCAACTTCCTGCGGGTAACTTTCGTGCGTCTTCATCAGTCGGCTCCGTATATCTCCAGATTCTTCCTGAAAACCAGATGTTTTTCATAATCCGAGTCTTCCTCCGGATGATCAGACCTCATGTGGGCTCCCCGCGACTCCTTCCTCAAAAGAGCTGCGCGCGCGACGAGCAGACACACATCCAGCATCGTCCCGAGCTTAAAGCCAAACCATCCGGGAACATCCCTGGCTGCCGAGGAAAACTCCTCGAGCCGCGCAACGAATTCCTCCATACCCTCTCGCTCTCTCACTATCCCGAGATGCGTGCTCATCCCCCCGATTATTGAGTCCTTGGCTTCGTTGAAAAACCCGGCATCGGCTTCTCTGGTGTCGGCAAGCATAAAGCCTTCGAAATCTCCGCTAATGTCCCCCGCATGCCGCCTGCCGGACGCGCTGTCAACACACCTTTTAGCAAACACCATGCACTCGAGAAGGGAATTGCTCGCAAGGCGGTTGGCTCCGTGGACACCAGTGTTTGAAACCTCTCCGCAGGCGTAAAGACCCTCTATGTTCGTCTCTCCCATGAGACTGGTCCTCACTCCGCCTATGGTGTAATGGGCGGCCGGAGCAACAGGAATGCGGTCTTTGGCAAGATCAAAGCCCGAATCCCTGCAGAGCCTGTCTATGTTAGAGAACCTTTTCCTTACAAATCCGGGATCCATATGGGAGAGATCGAGATACACGTAATCTTCTCCGCAGGACCTCATCTCACTGTGAATCGCCTTTGAGACCACGTCTCTCGGGGCAAGTTCAAGGAGGGAACTGTAGTGTTCCATGAACCTCGCGCCCCGGGCGTTAAGGAGATAGGCTCCCTCCCCCCTTATCGCCTCGGTGAGAAGAAAGGCGTCGCCTTTTTTGCCGCTGAAAACAGTGGGGTGGAACTGAACGAACTCCATGTCGGAAATCTCGGCCCCCGCTCTCCAAGCAAGCGATATGCCTTCTCCCGAGGCCCCTTCCGGGTTGGTGGTCCTGCTGTAAAGGGCGCTCGCACCGCCGGTGGCGACTATGGTGCAGGGAGAAGAAATTCTCACGTAGCTTTCCCTTCCCTCGTCGTAACCCCAGACGCCATAGCATCTCTCTCCGTCTGAGATTATGTCGGTAACGGTGACAAGTTCCAAAATGGTTACCGATTCGCTTGAACTTACAAAAGAGATTAGGAACTCGATCATCTCCTTTCCCGTCGAGTCGCCTCCCGCGTGAAGAACTCTCCTTTTCGAGTGGCCACCCTCGAGGCCGAGCAGAAGACCGCTGTCGTCGGAATCGAACTTCATGCCGAGGTTTATGAGGTCCGTGACCCTCTCCCTTCCCTCCTCGACCAGAATCTGCACTGCGCGGCCATCGCAAAGCCCTCTTCCCGCGGCAATAGTGTCCTCTTGGTGAAAAACGGGCGAGTCCTCGGGGTCGACCGCAGCCGCGATTCCTCCCTGAGCCCAGTATGAATTGCTTTGCACGAGGGTCTGCTTGGTCACCACCACGCACCGGCCGAGGGAAGATGCGCACACCGCAGCGTAGAGACCCGCAAGCCCCCCGCCCACAACAAGAAAATCGCACTCGACGTCAATAATTTCCGCGCTCATTAAAACCGCCCGCCTTCTCTCCTAGCTCACCGCCGATATAAGAAAATCCTCTATCTTTTTCAGCTTCTTGGCACCGCTTATCTTGCGCCCTCTCGAGTCACGCACGTAAAACGTATCGGCGACCTGATCCGCCCTGGTCGAAATCTTGGCGTAGTCAATCGAAAGATTCAGCTCGGCAATTGTTTTCGTGATGCTGTAGAGAAGTCCCTCCCGGTCATGGGCATAAACCTCTATCACGGTCGCCTTATCTGAAGACTCGTTGTCAAACACGATTTCCGGAGGATACTCGGGAATCTTTCTTCCGTAGGAGGAATAGTTCCTCTTCCTCCTCTCAACCAGCTCGTTAACCTCAACATCTCCGTCAAGCACCTTCCCGAGGTTTTTGTCGACCTTTTTCCACACCTCTCCATACTCCTCTTCGGTCAGGTAATCGGTCCTTTCCACGTAGAACACGTCGAAAGCCTTCTTGTCGAGAGTGGTTACGATTCTTGCCCCCAGGATATTGAGTCCGTTCGCACTAAGAACCCCGCAGAACTCCGAGAATATACCCTTCTTGTCGGGAGCACAGACTGTAAACTCGTCGTATTCCTCGTAGCGGATTACCTCCGTTGCGAACTTTCCCTCAATCGAGTTCAGGAGCTTTACGTGGCGTAAAATGTTCTGTCTCGAAAACTGGCCGAAATAGGAAACCGGCATTCTTTTCAATATTTTCGTCACCTTGCGCTCGGGAATCTCTCCGGCGGCGTCTGCCACTATGTCCGAGGTCATCTTCTGCATCCACTCCTCATCGGTTTTACGCCGGTACGTGCCCGCCGACATCTGCCGGAGGGTCTTCACATAGAGCTCCTGGAGCAGCATTCCCGTCCAGTCTTTCCACACGTCGGGACCAACCGATCTTATATCCGCAAAAGTGAGCAGGTAGAGAAGAGAGAGTGTTTCCTGGTCCGGAATGGACTTGGCCAACCTGTTCAGAACGACCGGGTCGTCAAGATCCCTTCTCTGGGAAAAATG
This genomic window contains:
- the nadC gene encoding carboxylating nicotinate-nucleotide diphosphorylase, with the translated sequence MKTHESYPQEVDAVLELALREDIGSGDVTTGSIVPEDAVLTGEVRAKGTGVVSGLGLSGAVFRKLDPDCVWEEIVHDGDRVSPGDTLARVTGRSRAILSAERTALNVLQKMSGISTLTSFFVEAVAGSGVKIKDTRKTLPGLRWISKYAVAVGGGHNHRAGLYDGVLIKDNHIKAAGSITAAVERAGRGVGEDFSIEVETKTMEQVKEAVSCGVDVIMLDNMDIREIGEAVRLIGRRALVEVSGGVTLENVRDLAQSGVDFISVGALTHSAPCLDISFDVLD
- the nadB gene encoding L-aspartate oxidase codes for the protein MSAEIIDVECDFLVVGGGLAGLYAAVCASSLGRCVVVTKQTLVQSNSYWAQGGIAAAVDPEDSPVFHQEDTIAAGRGLCDGRAVQILVEEGRERVTDLINLGMKFDSDDSGLLLGLEGGHSKRRVLHAGGDSTGKEMIEFLISFVSSSESVTILELVTVTDIISDGERCYGVWGYDEGRESYVRISSPCTIVATGGASALYSRTTNPEGASGEGISLAWRAGAEISDMEFVQFHPTVFSGKKGDAFLLTEAIRGEGAYLLNARGARFMEHYSSLLELAPRDVVSKAIHSEMRSCGEDYVYLDLSHMDPGFVRKRFSNIDRLCRDSGFDLAKDRIPVAPAAHYTIGGVRTSLMGETNIEGLYACGEVSNTGVHGANRLASNSLLECMVFAKRCVDSASGRRHAGDISGDFEGFMLADTREADAGFFNEAKDSIIGGMSTHLGIVREREGMEEFVARLEEFSSAARDVPGWFGFKLGTMLDVCLLVARAALLRKESRGAHMRSDHPEEDSDYEKHLVFRKNLEIYGAD